One genomic segment of Planctomycetota bacterium includes these proteins:
- a CDS encoding helix-turn-helix domain-containing protein, which yields MEFVTFEEAKTRLGKTAEQLQEMIKSGEIRAFRDGAAWKFRKADIDAMAGTPAPAPQAAGAEAADEEKEEDAGDTLMSIDADILFAEEEKVPADSAAETWIAADTEGVFPSEAAPGEEKPLGVEEALAAPEAEPAPLALSPETDESSLQEVLSEEERAEEVEGDVFAEEPVIAVDTESGVASVVPSSATRSGVAASRTRIVTLVEGPAHHASFTVMLGMTTVALGFTVFALVALLAGAKPGLVMQIGESTAGVVILAAGIFITGVVTVIGLVLEKQRNAREVMSGQ from the coding sequence TTGGAATTCGTTACGTTCGAAGAAGCCAAAACGCGCCTCGGCAAGACGGCCGAGCAACTGCAGGAAATGATCAAGAGCGGCGAGATCCGCGCGTTCCGCGACGGCGCCGCGTGGAAGTTCCGCAAGGCGGACATCGATGCGATGGCTGGGACGCCCGCGCCCGCGCCGCAGGCAGCCGGCGCCGAGGCGGCCGATGAAGAGAAGGAAGAGGACGCCGGCGACACCCTCATGAGCATCGACGCCGACATCCTTTTCGCCGAGGAAGAGAAAGTCCCCGCCGACAGTGCCGCCGAGACGTGGATCGCCGCCGACACGGAAGGCGTGTTTCCGAGCGAGGCGGCTCCCGGCGAAGAGAAACCTCTGGGTGTGGAAGAAGCCCTGGCCGCCCCCGAGGCCGAGCCGGCCCCGCTCGCGCTGAGCCCGGAAACCGACGAATCCAGCCTCCAGGAAGTCCTGAGCGAGGAGGAAAGGGCCGAGGAAGTCGAAGGGGACGTCTTCGCCGAGGAGCCCGTCATCGCGGTGGATACCGAGAGCGGCGTGGCGTCGGTGGTGCCGTCCTCGGCCACTCGGTCGGGTGTGGCCGCCAGCCGCACGCGCATCGTAACCCTGGTCGAGGGGCCGGCCCACCACGCTTCCTTCACCGTGATGCTCGGGATGACAACCGTGGCGCTGGGGTTCACGGTGTTCGCGCTGGTCGCCCTGCTGGCTGGCGCGAAACCCGGCCTGGTGATGCAAATCGGGGAGAGTACGGCCGGCGTAGTCATTCTGGCGGCCGGCATCTTCATCA